CGGAACTCGCCCTGAGGCAGCACAACCACCTGGCGGAACTGAGTATACTTAAACCCCAGCAGCCCCTCCAGCGTCTCAGTCACGCGGTCCGACCCGCTCGCCGCCACCGTGCCCTCATCATCCGCCGCCTGCCCCGTCCGCTTCCACAGCGTCGCCGCCGGCGGCAGCTTCGTCGTCCCCGTCCCGCGCCTCTTCAGCACCTCCTGCTCCGGCGCGCGGCGCACGCGGTACACCTCCGTCCCCAGCGCGAAATCGAACGTCACCTCCGTCGCCACCGACGGCTCCACATAATCGCTCCGCATCTGGCGGCCGTCCCGCTCCGCCCCGCTCGTCCTGCCGAACAGCGCGAAACACATCGCATCCAGGATCGTCGTCTTCCCCGCCCCCGTCGGACCGTGGATAAGAAACAGCGACCTGTCCCCCAGGCGGCCGAAATCGACCCGCTCCGTCCCGGCGTAAGAGCCGAACGCCGTCATCGTAATCGCCAGCGGCTTCATGCCCCCACCTCCCGCTCCCGGCGGCCAAACGCCTCGATCAGCCCGGCGGCCGCGGCCTCCTCAGCCTCGCTCAGCCCCCGGCCCGTCACCTGCGCGAAAAACGCCGCGAACAGCTCCGCCTCGCTCTGGCGGCGGTGATCGGTCCGCGCCGCCGTCTCCGTAGCCGCCGCCTTATCCTCGAAAATACGGTGCAGCACATTGGGATAAACCCGGCGCAGCCTGCCCATCGGATCGAGCAGCGCCCCCGCGTCCTTCAGCTTCACCGCGATATAATCGTCCGCCCGCGGGTCGAGCGCCCCGGCGGCGATGATCTCCTCCAAAAAACCCTCCACGCAGCGCACATCCCGCCGCGGCGTCAGAGCCACCTCCTCCACCGTCGCCTTCCCCGCCGCGTCCAACTCCACCAGCGCCACCGCCTTATCGTGTCCCGCCTCCGCAAACGAATACTTCAGCAGCGACCCCGAATAACGGATATGCGCCCCGCCCGCCTGCTGGGCCCGGTGCAGATGCCCCAGCGCCACATAATCGAACCCGGCGAACACCGCCGCGCCCACCGTCGGCGCCGTCCCCACCGCCAGCGGCCGCTCCGACTCGCTTGCCAGAGCGCCGGCCACAAAAGCGTGCGCCACCGCCACCTTGCGGGCGCCGGCCGGCACAGCCGCACAGGCCTGTGCCGTCAGCGCCGCCAGCGCCGCCTCGTGCCCGGCCGCCTCCACCCCCAGCGCTTCGCGCACCACCGCCGGCTCGGCATAAGGGATGGGGCAGAAATACACCGGTCCGTGCTCGTCCGCCACCGCCACCGGCGCCGCCTCGGCCGCCACCAGGCCGGCCACATGCAGCTTCTGCCGCGCCAGCACCCGCCCGCCGAAGCCCAGCCGCTCGGGGCTGTCGTGATTGCCCGCGATCATGATCACCGGCACATCGCAGTCGAGCGCCAACCTCGCCAGCGTCTCGCCCAGCAGGCTCACCGCCTCCGGCGGCGGCACCGCCCGGTCGTACACATCGCCCGCGATCACAATCGCATCAGGCTTCGCCTCCCGCGCCAGCGTCACGAACTGCTCCAGCACATATGCCTGGTCGTCAGTCAGATGGAGATTATAAAAAATGCGGCCCAAATGCCAGTCCGCCGTATGCAAAAACCTCACAGTCCCACCTCCGCGCCCCTTATCGCCTTACCCACCAATCCGGCGTCCCGTATGGCTTCCTGCGCCGGAAAAGCTCCTCCCGCTCCGCGATATACCGCCGCTTTATCTCTTCCAACAGCGCCGCGTGCTCCGCCTTGCCAGCCGGCGAAAACCGCTCATGGCCGTCTACGAACTCGATCGCCACCTTGCCGTCCGCCGCCTTCAGCTCGCCCCGCGCGTCGCACATCACGCACCGCACCGCGCCGCTCGGAGCGATCTGCAGCACGCTGCTGCCGCACTCCCGGCACGTAAGCACCCCCGGCAGCGACACATCCGCCCCGCCGCCCGTCAGCCGCCCGGCCAAAGCCCGCGCCTCGGCCAGCACCTCCGGCCGCGCCGCCTCCCCAGGGCTGGCGGCCTGCACCAGCATGCTCCCCGCCACCTCCAGATGAAGAAAACGCGCGAAATTCAGCACCATCTCCCGGCCATACCCCTCCCAGCCAGGGATGCCATAAGACACCGCCGTCACGCACCGCTTGCCCGCGTACTCCGCGTTGTTCGCCAGAATGGAAATCAGCCGGTCGCCCACCGCCTTCACGCTCGTATGCGCGCCGAGGAAATACACCGGCGCCGCGACGATCACCGCGTCAGCCGCCTTAATCCGCTCCAGCAGAAACGCCAGATCGTCCTTTATCACACAGCCCGCCTCCGCCGGCAGGCACGCGTAGCACGCCCGGCACGGCCCGATATTAAGCTCCGTCAGGCGGATCATCTCCCGCTCCGTCTCCGCCGGCAGCGCTGCCAGCATCTCCCGCGCCAGAATCTCCGAATTGCCCAGTTTCCGCGGTGAACCGATAAGTGCAAGTACTCTCATCTCTTCATACCTCCAAAACATCTTAGCCGCATATTTCGCCCCCGCTCCCCCTTCTTCCTTGTCCGCCGCCGGGGTAATTGTCCCCTTGCCCGTCCCGCCGCTCCCATAGTACAATGATCATATAAATCTTCCAAAGGGGAGAACGCCATGGCCGAAATCATTTCCTTCTCCGACTACTGGTGGCGCTACTTCATCTACGGCGCCCTCTTCCACATCGCCGCCCTCACCCCCGCCTGCAAAACCGAGCGCCACGCCACCGCCTTCCGCGTCGCCGGCTACGGCATCGGCGCCATCCCCGTCCTCCTGCGCGAAGGCGTCCTCCCCGCCGTCCTCATGCTCGCCTTCCTGTACGGGTTTACCTTTGCCGCACAATACGTCAAAAGCATTTTCAAAGACCGTTGATAATAACAAAAACCGGCGCCAATCGCGCCGGTTTTTTTCATTTCTCGCCGCATTCCGGGAAAACTAACACCGGAAGGCGGCCGAGCCGCCTCCGCACAACATCGCCGGGAGGAACGACAATGGACGAAAAAAATCCGACCACCCCCGACCAGAACGACCCGCTGGCCGTCACCACCACCGACCGCAAAACGCAGAACTCCACCCCGACCGTATATCCGTACGTAGATTTCATTAACAGGACAGAGCCCTAACCCCACTCAAAAACCACCGGAGGTGACGAAATGGTCGACGTCAACATCACCGACAAACAACGCCGCGACGGCAAGCAGCCCGGCCACGCCCCCTGGGGCGGCAAACAGGCCGACCTACTCTCCAACCCCAAAGCCACCGCCGTCTTCCCGCCCACCGCAAAAGTGACCGCCATCCCCAAGGAAAATACCACCGAAAGCGACGAGGGATAACAACATGAAAAACAGCGGCGAACAGCACGACAAAGACGGCCAGGAATCCAGCCGCGCCTCGACCATGGTCAAAAACGCCGGCAACAGGAAAATCGGCCCGAAAAAATAATGAACTGATTGCCGGTACACAGGAATAGCACAAGAAGACCGCCACACGGCGGTCTCCCTTATTTCCATGCAGAACGGCTCAGCGCAACCGTTACAGGGCGGTCGGCTGTTCCCCGGCATTGGGTCACCCACGCACTGCGGGCGGCGGTCTTACTAAGCTCATCGCCGACAGCACCGCACCACCGCCAAATTCACGTCCATGTTCATTTGTCGGTTCTCGCCGCCGTCCATGGCGGCTCGTGCGGTGCTGTACCCGCAGGGGGCAGGCCGCCCCTCTAACCGCTGAAGCGCTAAGAGGGGCGCACTTACCGGCTCCCTCGCTAAGTAGCGGCCGTCGTCTCCGCTTGAAGGGGGCTGCACCCAATGCCGAAACGCTCACCCTTTGTTATCCATGTTTTCTTATACAACAAGAGCCCACGAAATTCGTGGGCTCTCATCAATCCTTGAGTAATTACATGGTGGAGGCGATACAAGGCCCTGCAAATCCCACTTTAACAACCCCGCTCACAATCGATGTATCAACCCTCGCAGCTACTCAGTAGCCGCCTGCAGAGCCAGGTATTTTCCCGTCCGTTTCGCGGCATTTTCCCGGAGATTATAGTAGTAAAACGGATAATCCAGGCTATGGTAAACCCCTTGGGGGAATACATCATTTCCCGGCGAAAATGTTTTGACGTCAGCGGTGCTGCAGATGATCACCCCTCTGGCTTTGTCGACACGGGCATCGGCATAATTTTTTACCGGTACCCAGTTTCCGGCCTTATTGAGCAGCCTCGAACCGAGACTTTGCTCTGCGGTTGCCAAGGTCTCATCCGTGGTCCAGGTTATCGGGTTTATCGCAATGCCGCCAGGCGATGTGACCGGATTTTTGCCCTTGATCACAGGCGCTTCCGTGTTATAGGAGATGATGACTCCGGTGTCGTCAGGGCCTTGCGCAAATTTCAGGTGCGGATTTTTCGCCAGGTAGTCCCCGGTAACCGAATAACCGATCACATAGGCCGCGATCATTCTTTGATACACCGCGGGATGTTCTTTCATATATTCCGCCAAAATAAGCAACATCAGGTCCGAGCCTTGGGAATGCGAGGCTAAGATAAACGGACGGCCCTGATTATAATGTTCGATATAATAGTCAAACGCAGCAAACACATCGGCTTTCGGCAGACCGCCAAGGACGGCAGCTTGCTCGTTGGCAGACAAAGATAAAGTATATGCGGCATCTGCCTGCCGGTAATAAGGAGCGTAAATATTCCCGACGGGTTCAAAAGCGGTGGCTTGTCTGCCGAGTGCTGCCTTTGCGCCTTGCACCATCGACTTGTTATCAATCTCGCAGATGTTCGGCTCATTTTTATCGACCTTTTGCCAGGCTGTCGGGTAGAGGAAGAATACATCCACCTCTTTTTCCACAGCGGCAGGTAAAGCCAGCCAACGGTCAGGCTTTGAGTAATCGATAGCCTCTTTTTCATTCGCCTGGGCCGCAAAGGTGAAACTAAACAGGAGGGCAATAACTACCAGGATAATTTTCTTTATACGCATATACACTCTCCTCTACTAATGCCCATCTTTACATCAGCATACTTATTACGACATATTTTTATCAACAAGCCCAGTAGAACCCGCAGGTTTTCGAGGAGAATTGACGAAAAAGAAGAACCATGCATCATAATGCATGGTTCTTCTTTTTCGTGGGCTGCGTTACCCGGAAGCCGCAAGGTTTTTCGGCAACTTGAGGGACACCGACACTTTGAAAATCCTTTGGTCGAAAGAACTGTCAAAGTGGCCGGCATACTTGGCCGTCAGCGCTTTCACGCTGGAAAGGCCGATTCCATGGTCCGCACCTTTTTTTGTAGAGAGCAGCCTATCCCCATCCCGAGGCAAAACAAGGCCATTGAAAGAATTGGTTATGGTAATTAATAAATGTCCTTTGGTTATTTCGCTCTTTATATCGATATAGCGCGACTCCTCGCCGCCTATTTTACTGCAGGCTTCAATGGCGTTATCCAGACAGTTGCCGAGAATAACGCATAGATCCAGTTCATCGATACCCAGGCCGTCAGGCAGGTTCAGCTCGGTGACGGTGGCGATGTTCAGCTGCTTAGCCTGTTTTAGATAATGAGCAATGAGCGCATCGGCGGATTTGTTGCTGCACACGCTGGGAAGGGAACTGTCGTCATAGATGCTGCTTAACTGGTTTAAATATTCCCGGGCAGCGGAAGCATTGTTTTTACCCAGGAACTCGGTGAGTGTCGCCAGATGATGGCGCAAATCGTGGCGAATTGCCTTGGTATCGGCAATACTGTTGTAGAGATTTTGATAGTGATCGCGCTGCAGCGCCAATTGTTTTTCCAGCGCTTGGTGCCGCTTGGTCTGGTCGATGGATCTTGCTATCAGGTAATAGGCAAAGGCCAGCAATAGCGTGCTTAATATCAGGGGAATAAAATTGGCCACCAATGAGTTTGCGCGCACACCATAAAACGACATTAATATGAACGCCAAAACGGGGAAAAAAGTGAAACTGGGATTTTGCCGGCTTATGATATCAATAATATCTCGGACAAGCGGCTTTACATATCTTCTTATTAACGGTAACGATGCCAGTTCAAGCAGAGCTCCCATCAGCATGAAGATGAATACTATTTGGTTATAAACCAATTGTTCTAAGAACAAGAAGATAAGGATGAAAAACTGCGACATGGAGAAAATCAAAAAGAAAACAAAAAGCTTAGCCTGGAGTGTTTCTTTAAAAATCAGCGCAATCGGGACTATATACAATAAGCCTACTATATAGCTGAGCAAAAAAGGATCAAGAATTACCGCTTGCAGCAAACTGCGCAGCAAGTGTTCGGCAGCCCAGGCAACAGCGAAGGCCATAATATGGCCCCCCCAATGGCCCCTTGGTGTTAAGAAAATATAAGTAAGCAAAATATTCGTTACCAGGAAGATAAAGGTGAATACAGGCGGCAAAATTGCCGTAAATTCTTGCATAAAACCTCGCCAAACTACGAAATACCCGTTGTTATCGCTTAATATAGTCCGCTGTTTTTCGCTCTGCCGCTTGCCGCGGCTAGGTTGAAGTATTATTGAGGGTTATGGTGAAGACTATGTTGATAATCGCGGTTTGTGAAGACAACAATGCTGAACGAAATGA
The sequence above is a segment of the Sporomusaceae bacterium genome. Coding sequences within it:
- a CDS encoding exonuclease SbcCD subunit D: MRFLHTADWHLGRIFYNLHLTDDQAYVLEQFVTLAREAKPDAIVIAGDVYDRAVPPPEAVSLLGETLARLALDCDVPVIMIAGNHDSPERLGFGGRVLARQKLHVAGLVAAEAAPVAVADEHGPVYFCPIPYAEPAVVREALGVEAAGHEAALAALTAQACAAVPAGARKVAVAHAFVAGALASESERPLAVGTAPTVGAAVFAGFDYVALGHLHRAQQAGGAHIRYSGSLLKYSFAEAGHDKAVALVELDAAGKATVEEVALTPRRDVRCVEGFLEEIIAAGALDPRADDYIAVKLKDAGALLDPMGRLRRVYPNVLHRIFEDKAAATETAARTDHRRQSEAELFAAFFAQVTGRGLSEAEEAAAAGLIEAFGRREREVGA
- a CDS encoding flavodoxin family protein, whose translation is MRVLALIGSPRKLGNSEILAREMLAALPAETEREMIRLTELNIGPCRACYACLPAEAGCVIKDDLAFLLERIKAADAVIVAAPVYFLGAHTSVKAVGDRLISILANNAEYAGKRCVTAVSYGIPGWEGYGREMVLNFARFLHLEVAGSMLVQAASPGEAARPEVLAEARALAGRLTGGGADVSLPGVLTCRECGSSVLQIAPSGAVRCVMCDARGELKAADGKVAIEFVDGHERFSPAGKAEHAALLEEIKRRYIAEREELFRRRKPYGTPDWWVRR
- a CDS encoding DUF3089 domain-containing protein, whose protein sequence is MRIKKIILVVIALLFSFTFAAQANEKEAIDYSKPDRWLALPAAVEKEVDVFFLYPTAWQKVDKNEPNICEIDNKSMVQGAKAALGRQATAFEPVGNIYAPYYRQADAAYTLSLSANEQAAVLGGLPKADVFAAFDYYIEHYNQGRPFILASHSQGSDLMLLILAEYMKEHPAVYQRMIAAYVIGYSVTGDYLAKNPHLKFAQGPDDTGVIISYNTEAPVIKGKNPVTSPGGIAINPITWTTDETLATAEQSLGSRLLNKAGNWVPVKNYADARVDKARGVIICSTADVKTFSPGNDVFPQGVYHSLDYPFYYYNLRENAAKRTGKYLALQAATE
- a CDS encoding GHKL domain-containing protein produces the protein MAFAVAWAAEHLLRSLLQAVILDPFLLSYIVGLLYIVPIALIFKETLQAKLFVFFLIFSMSQFFILIFLFLEQLVYNQIVFIFMLMGALLELASLPLIRRYVKPLVRDIIDIISRQNPSFTFFPVLAFILMSFYGVRANSLVANFIPLILSTLLLAFAYYLIARSIDQTKRHQALEKQLALQRDHYQNLYNSIADTKAIRHDLRHHLATLTEFLGKNNASAAREYLNQLSSIYDDSSLPSVCSNKSADALIAHYLKQAKQLNIATVTELNLPDGLGIDELDLCVILGNCLDNAIEACSKIGGEESRYIDIKSEITKGHLLITITNSFNGLVLPRDGDRLLSTKKGADHGIGLSSVKALTAKYAGHFDSSFDQRIFKVSVSLKLPKNLAASG